A genomic stretch from Setaria italica strain Yugu1 chromosome VII, Setaria_italica_v2.0, whole genome shotgun sequence includes:
- the LOC101782070 gene encoding probable protein phosphatase 2C 38: MVAVTAGRRAGAAGGVGGGRRRAGCGEQSQAQQRLLAVAVAARFAEAGPTPSAEASGGGGGGGSCCVELLECLLAALGVSVTAVAPAPAQYKWAVRSIRRRRPRGAASASSAEGRRSGAAEPAPPGRIAGNGASASAAASLYTMQGKKGVNQDAMVVWENFGSKHDTVFCGVFDGHGPNGHLVAKRVRDLLPVKLSANLGRNGTTTGGTTPHRVEDTDASLENEENGEHPEFFPALRASFLRAFYVMDRDLKLHRNIDCAFSGTTAVTVFKQGQNLIICNLGDSRAVLGTRDEDNQLVAVQLTVDLKPSIPSEAERIKQRRGRVFSLPDEPNVARVWLPTFNSPGLAMARSFGDFCLKNYGIISMPDVSYHCITEKDEFVVLATDGVWDVLSNDEVVSIISNAPSRVSAARFLVESAQRAWRTRYPTSKTDDCAAVCLFLNTEAASASSSSGTKDSTNIEASSSMHSLTVKSSTAVPANLVTALVADEEWSVLDAVSGSVTVPILPKPTSVVNESTKD; this comes from the exons ATGGTGGCGGTCACGGCGGGGAGAAGGGCAGGCGCCgcgggcggcgtgggcggcggccgccggcgcgcgggatGCGGCGAGCAGTCGCAGGCGCAGCAGAGGCTGCtggcggtcgccgtcgccgcgcgcttCGCGGAGGCCGGGCCGACCCCGTCCGCTGaggcctccggcggcggcggcggcggcggcagctgctgcGTCGAGCTCCTCGAGTGCCTGCTCGCGGCGCTGGGCGTCAGCGTCACCGCCGTCGCACCGGCGCCCGCGCAGTACAAGTGGGCCGTGCGCTCgatccggcgccgccggccccgcggcGCGGCCTCCGCGTCGTCCGCCGAGGGCCGCCGCTCGGGGGCCGCCGAGCCCGCGCCCCCGGGCCGCATCGCGGGGAacggcgcctccgcctccgccgcggcgtcgctcTACACCATGCAGGGAAAGAAGGGCGTCAACCAGGACGCCATGGTCGTTTGGGAG AATTTTGGTTCAAAACATGACACCGTGTTTTGTGGTGTTTTTGACGGCCATGGACCAAATGGGCATTTGGTTGCCAAGAGGGTCAGAGACCTTCTCCCTGTAAAGTTGAGTGCAAATTTAGGAAGGAATGGGACTACTACAGGAGGTACTACTCCACACAGGGTTGAAGACACTGACGCTTCCCTTGAAAATGAGGAGAATGGCGAGCACCCAGAATTTTTCCCAGCATTGAGAGCTTCATTCTTGCGGGCATTCTATGTTATGGACAGGGATCTGAAATTACACAGAAATATTGATTGTGCATTCAGTGGAACAACAGCAGTTACAGTATTCAAGCAG GGACAAAATCTTATAATTTGTAACTTGGGGGATTCTAGAGCTGTCTTGGGTACTAGAGACGAAGATAATCAACTAGTTGCTGTTCAGTTGACGGTGGACCTCAAACCTAGCATTCCAA GTGAAGCAGAAAGAATCAAGCAACGAAGGGGTAGGGTATTTTCTCTTCCAGATGAGCCCAATGTTGCACGTGTGTGGCTTCCGACATTCAACTCGCCAGGATTGGCCATGGCAAGATCATTTGGAGACTTCTGTCTAAAGAATTATGGTATTATTTCAATGCCTGATGTTTCATACCACTGCATCACTGAGAAGGATGAATTTGTTGTGTTGGCGACTGATGGG GTATGGGATGTACTTTCCAATGATGAAGTTGTTAGCATCATCAGCAATGCTCCTTCACGGGTCTCAGCAGCCCGGTTTCTTGTTGAATCAGCTCAGAGAGCATGGAGGACGCGGTACCCCACATCAAAAACCGATGACTGTGCTGCTGTCTGTCTCTTCCTGAATACAGAAGCAGCAAGTGCATCCTCCAGTTCTGGAACCAAAGATTCGACGAACATAGAAGCGAGCAGCAGTATGCACTCATTAACTGTTAAATCAAGCACTGCGGTTCCTGCAAaccttgttactgcattggtaGCGGACGAAGAGTGGTCTGTTCTTGATGCCGTCTCTGGGTCTGTCACTGTGCCAATTTTGCCAAAGCCTACTTCAGTTGTGAACGAGAGCACAAAAGATTGA
- the LOC101782483 gene encoding serine carboxypeptidase 1 isoform X2 — protein MASSPFFFLLLLVVAVASLLCPPAAAAPEEHLVTGLPGFHGANFPSKHYAGYVTVDEASERSLFYYLALSERDPAADPVVLWLNGGPGCSSFDGFVYGNGPFNFEPGTKPGGLPKLRLNPYSWSKVSNIMYLDSPAGVGMSYSLNKSDYTTGDLKTAADAHKFLLKWFELYPEFQSNPFYISGESYAGVYIPTITDEVVKGIQKGVKPRINFKGYLIGNPGTDVDYDFNSFVPFAHGMGLISNDMYEDVKATCHGTFWGNVDSKCQEKIDSVHWELKDLNKYNILEPCYHRPDIQEVEFANSSLPLSFRRLGETDRPLPVRKRMAGRSWPLRLALKDGHVPMWPGLGGRSLPCTNDEIATTWLDDEGVRAAIHAKSKSLIGSWELYTARIDFTHDTGTMVLYHKKFTALGYRVLIYSGDHDLCIPYPGTEAWVKSIGYQTVDRWRPWYFGGQVAGYTQGYDHNLTFLTIKGAGHAVPEYKPKEAFAFYSRWLAGEKF, from the exons ATGGCCTCgtctcccttcttcttcctgctcctcctcgtcgtcgccgtggcCTCGCTCCtctgcccgcccgccgccgccgcgcccgaggAGCACCTCGTCACCGGCCTCCCCGGCTTCCATGGCGCCAACTTCCCCTCCAAGCACTACGCCGG GTACGTGACGGTGGACGAGGCCAGCGAGCGGAGCCTCTTCTACTACCTGGCGCTCTCCGAGCGCGACCCGGCCGCCGACCCCGTCGTGCTCTGGCTCAACGGCGGGCCGGGATGCTCCAGCTTCGACGGCTTCGTCTACGGGAACGGGCCCTTCAACTTCGAGCCCGGGACCAAGCCCGGTGGCCTGCCCAAGCTGAGACTCAACCCCTACAGCTGGTCAAAG GTCTCAAACATCATGTACCTCGACTCTCCAGCTGGTGTGGGGATGTCCTACTCCTTGAACAAGTCGGATTACACGACAGGTGACCTCAAAACCGCAGCCGATGCGCACAAGTTCCTTTTGAAG TGGTTCGAGTTATACCCTGAGTTTCAGTCGAACCCGTTCTACATTTCCGGGGAGTCATACGCAGGGGTTTATATCCCCACAATCACCGATGAAGTTGTTAAAG GTATCCAGAAAGGTGTGAAGCCAAGAATTAATTTCAAG GGCTATCTCATTGGCAATCCAGGAACTGATGTAGACTATGATTTCAATTCCTTTGTGCCATTTGCGCATGGAATGGGCCTCATCTCAAATGACATGTATGAG GATGTCAAAGCCACTTGCCACGGTACATTCTGGGGCAACGTCGATAGTAAGTGCCAAGAGAAGATTGATAGTGTGCACTGG GAACTGAAAGATCTGAACAAGTACAACATCCTTGAACCTTGCTACCATCGTCCTGACATCCAAGAGGTAGAGTTCGCCAACAGCAGCTTGCCGTTGAGCTTTAGAAGGCTGGGAGAGACCGACAGGCCATTACCGGTTAGGAAGCGTATGGCTGGGCGTTCATGGCCACTCCGTCTTGCTCTGAAGGATGGGCACGTTCCGATGTGGCCAGGCCTTGGTGGTAGATCACTTCCCTGCACG AATGATGAAATTGCTACTACGTGGCTTGATGACGAAGGCGTCCGAGCTGCAATTCATGCCAAATCG AAAAGCCTAATTGGATCATGGGAACTGTATACCGCAAGAATAGACTTCACTCACGATACTGGAACAATGGTGCTCTATCACAAGAAATTCACAGCCTTGGGATATCGCGTTCTAATTTACAG CGGAGACCATGACCTGTGTATTCCTTATCCTGGAACTGAAGCATGGGTAAAATCAATAGGCTATCAAACTGTTGATAGATGGCGGCCATGGTACTTTGGAGGCCAAGTTGCCGG ATATACGCAAGGATATGATCACAATCTCACCTTCCTCACTATAAAG GGAGCCGGGCATGCTGTCCCCGAGTACAAGCCCAAGGAGGCGTTCGCGTTCTACAGTCGCTGGCTGGCAGGAGAGAAGTTCTAA
- the LOC101782483 gene encoding serine carboxypeptidase 1 isoform X1 produces the protein MASSPFFFLLLLVVAVASLLCPPAAAAPEEHLVTGLPGFHGANFPSKHYAGYVTVDEASERSLFYYLALSERDPAADPVVLWLNGGPGCSSFDGFVYGNGPFNFEPGTKPGGLPKLRLNPYSWSKVSNIMYLDSPAGVGMSYSLNKSDYTTGDLKTAADAHKFLLKWFELYPEFQSNPFYISGESYAGVYIPTITDEVVKGIQKGVKPRINFKVIHLIAISIVLRCTVNPLCVTYSQELTKFVQGYLIGNPGTDVDYDFNSFVPFAHGMGLISNDMYEDVKATCHGTFWGNVDSKCQEKIDSVHWELKDLNKYNILEPCYHRPDIQEVEFANSSLPLSFRRLGETDRPLPVRKRMAGRSWPLRLALKDGHVPMWPGLGGRSLPCTNDEIATTWLDDEGVRAAIHAKSKSLIGSWELYTARIDFTHDTGTMVLYHKKFTALGYRVLIYSGDHDLCIPYPGTEAWVKSIGYQTVDRWRPWYFGGQVAGYTQGYDHNLTFLTIKGAGHAVPEYKPKEAFAFYSRWLAGEKF, from the exons ATGGCCTCgtctcccttcttcttcctgctcctcctcgtcgtcgccgtggcCTCGCTCCtctgcccgcccgccgccgccgcgcccgaggAGCACCTCGTCACCGGCCTCCCCGGCTTCCATGGCGCCAACTTCCCCTCCAAGCACTACGCCGG GTACGTGACGGTGGACGAGGCCAGCGAGCGGAGCCTCTTCTACTACCTGGCGCTCTCCGAGCGCGACCCGGCCGCCGACCCCGTCGTGCTCTGGCTCAACGGCGGGCCGGGATGCTCCAGCTTCGACGGCTTCGTCTACGGGAACGGGCCCTTCAACTTCGAGCCCGGGACCAAGCCCGGTGGCCTGCCCAAGCTGAGACTCAACCCCTACAGCTGGTCAAAG GTCTCAAACATCATGTACCTCGACTCTCCAGCTGGTGTGGGGATGTCCTACTCCTTGAACAAGTCGGATTACACGACAGGTGACCTCAAAACCGCAGCCGATGCGCACAAGTTCCTTTTGAAG TGGTTCGAGTTATACCCTGAGTTTCAGTCGAACCCGTTCTACATTTCCGGGGAGTCATACGCAGGGGTTTATATCCCCACAATCACCGATGAAGTTGTTAAAG GTATCCAGAAAGGTGTGAAGCCAAGAATTAATTTCAAGGTTATACATTTAATTGCCATTTCCATTGTACTACGGTGCACGGTAAATCCTTTATGTGTGACTTACAGTCAGGAGCTTACAAAATTTGTTCAGGGCTATCTCATTGGCAATCCAGGAACTGATGTAGACTATGATTTCAATTCCTTTGTGCCATTTGCGCATGGAATGGGCCTCATCTCAAATGACATGTATGAG GATGTCAAAGCCACTTGCCACGGTACATTCTGGGGCAACGTCGATAGTAAGTGCCAAGAGAAGATTGATAGTGTGCACTGG GAACTGAAAGATCTGAACAAGTACAACATCCTTGAACCTTGCTACCATCGTCCTGACATCCAAGAGGTAGAGTTCGCCAACAGCAGCTTGCCGTTGAGCTTTAGAAGGCTGGGAGAGACCGACAGGCCATTACCGGTTAGGAAGCGTATGGCTGGGCGTTCATGGCCACTCCGTCTTGCTCTGAAGGATGGGCACGTTCCGATGTGGCCAGGCCTTGGTGGTAGATCACTTCCCTGCACG AATGATGAAATTGCTACTACGTGGCTTGATGACGAAGGCGTCCGAGCTGCAATTCATGCCAAATCG AAAAGCCTAATTGGATCATGGGAACTGTATACCGCAAGAATAGACTTCACTCACGATACTGGAACAATGGTGCTCTATCACAAGAAATTCACAGCCTTGGGATATCGCGTTCTAATTTACAG CGGAGACCATGACCTGTGTATTCCTTATCCTGGAACTGAAGCATGGGTAAAATCAATAGGCTATCAAACTGTTGATAGATGGCGGCCATGGTACTTTGGAGGCCAAGTTGCCGG ATATACGCAAGGATATGATCACAATCTCACCTTCCTCACTATAAAG GGAGCCGGGCATGCTGTCCCCGAGTACAAGCCCAAGGAGGCGTTCGCGTTCTACAGTCGCTGGCTGGCAGGAGAGAAGTTCTAA
- the LOC101782888 gene encoding serine carboxypeptidase 1 produces MASPFPLLFFLVAAALLRTPAAAAPEEHLVTGLPGFHGDFPSNHYSGYVTVDEASGRSLFYYLALSERDPAADPVVLWLNGGPGCSSFDGFVYENGPFNFEPGTKPGGLPRLQLNPYSWSKVSNIMYLDSPAGVGMSYSLNKSDYTTGDLKTAADAHKFLLKWFEIYPEFQSNPFYISGESYAGVYIPTLADEVVKGIEKGVEPRISFKGYLIGNGFTDVDYDFNSFVPFAHGMGLISTDMFEDVKASCHGTFFGDVDNLCQEKIERVHWELKDLNKYNILAPCYHHPEIQQVEFANSSLPLSFRRLGETNRPFPVRKRMAGRSWPLRLALRGGHVPMWPGLGGRSLPCTSDELATAWLDDEDVRAAIHAKPKSLIGSWELYTARIDYTHDTGTMVSYHKKFTALGYRVLIYSGDHDLCIPFPGTEAWVRSIGYQVVDRWRPWYFGDQVAGYAEGYDHNLTFLTIKGAGHAVPEYKPKESLAFYSRWLAGEKF; encoded by the exons ATGgcctcccccttccctctcctcttcttcctcgtggcggcggcgctcctccgcacgcccgccgccgccgcgcccgaggAGCACCTCGTCACCGGCCTCCCCGGATTCCACGGCGACTTCCCCTCCAACCACTACTCCGG GTACGTGACGGTGGACGAGGCCAGCGGGCGGAGCCTCTTCTACTACCTGGCTCTCTCCGAGCGCGACCCGGCCGCCGACCCCGTCGTGCTCTGGCTCAACGGCGGGCCCGGATGCTCCAGCTTCGACGGCTTCGTCTACGAGAACGGGCCCTTCAACTTCGAGCCCGGGACCAAGCCCGGCGGCCTGCCCAGGCTGCAGCTCAACCCCTACAGCTGGTCCAAG GTCTCGAACATCATGTACCTGGACTCTCCTGCTGGTGTCGGGATGTCGTACTCGTTGAACAAATCGGACTATACAACAGGCGACCTGAAAACTGCAGCTGATGCACACAAGTTCCTTCTGAAG TGGTTTGAAATATACCCAGAGTTTCAGTCGAACCCATTCTATATTTCCGGGGAATCCTACGCGGGGGTTTATATTCCAACACTTGCTGATGAAGTTGTCAAAG GGATAGAGAAAGGAGTGGAGCCAAGAATCAGTTTCAAG GGCTATCTGATTGGCAATGGATTCACTGATGTCGACTATGACTTCAATTCCTTTGTGCCATTTGCACATGGGATGGGCCTCATCTCAACTGACATGTTCGAG GATGTCAAAGCTAGTTGCCATGGTACGTTCTTTGGCGACGTAGACAACCTGTGCCAAGAGAAGATAGAAAGAGttcactgg GAACTGAAAGACCTGAACAAGTACAATATCCTTGCACCTTGCTACCATCATCCTGAAATCCAACAGGTAGAATTCGCTAACAGCAGCTTGCCGTTGAGCTTTAGAAGGCTGGGAGAGACCAACAGACCATTTCCAGTGAGGAAGCGTATGGCAGGGCGTTCATGGCCCCTCCGTCTTGCTCTGAGGGGTGGACACGTTCCGATGTGGCCAGGGCTTGGTGGTAGATCACTTCCATGCACG AGTGATGAACTTGCTACTGCATGGCTGGATGATGAAGATGTCAGAGCAGCAATTCATGCCAAACCG AAAAGCTTAATTGGGTCATGGGAACTGTATACAGCAAGAATAGACTACACGCATGATACAGGAACAATGGTGAGCTATCATAAAAAGTTTACAGCCCTTGGATACCGCGTGTTAATTTACAG TGGAGACCATGATCTGTGCATCCCTTTCCCTGGAACTGAAGCATGGGTGCGGTCAATAGGATACCAAGTTGTCGATAGATGGCGGCCATGGTACTTTGGAGATCAAGTCGCTGG ATATGCGGAAGGTTATGATCACAATCTCACCTTCCTCACAATAAAG GGAGCCGGGCACGCTGTCCCCGAGTACAAGCCCAAGGAGTCGCTCGCGTTCTACAGTCGCTGGCTGGCAGGAGAGAAGTTCTGA